A genomic window from Lotus japonicus ecotype B-129 chromosome 1, LjGifu_v1.2 includes:
- the LOC130732139 gene encoding homeobox-leucine zipper protein HAT22-like — protein sequence MVGFDNSIPGLRLGLGLGHCMMKTDHEHRKKKKEDQDPCNKLAYPSLKLGLPDHDDVDLTTNNNDQLILATKTESEDWFHHPHTSNSPSAVSSLISNSCSIKRERDQFSGDEELELDVENTHSKAVDVEENGSPRKKLRLTKQQSLLLEDIFKQHSTLNLKQKQELARKLNLRTRQVEVWFQNRRARTKLKQTESNCELLKKCCETLTEENKRLQKELQEIKSMMKSTKPDQTLYMQLPLTSLTICSSCKRIRSGESNNGSASSSTTTTAFTISPKRSIITSIGASYS from the exons ATGGTTGGTTTTGATAACTCTATCCCAGGCCTTCGACTTGGTCTTGGTCTTGGCCATTGCATGATGAAAACTGATCATGAACacaggaagaagaaaaaggaggaTCAGGATCCATGTAACAAGTTAGCATACCCATCTCTTAAGTTAGGACTCCCTGATCATGATGATGTTGATCTAACTACAAATAACAATGATCAATTAATACTAGCTACAAAGACTGAATCTGAGGATTGGTTTCATCATCCACATACCTCTAATTCTCCAAGCGCGGTTTCTTCATTAATCTCCAACTCTTGTAGCATCAAGAGGGAGAGAGATCAGTTCTCAGGTGATGAAGAATTGGAGCTAGATGTAGAGAATACTCACTCAAAGGCCGTTGATGTTGAAGAAAATGGTAGTCCCAGGAAGAAACTCAGGCTCACCAAACAACAATCCCTGCTCTTAGAAGATATCTTCAAGCAGCATTCTACTCTCAATCTG AAACAAAAGCAAGAGTTAGCAAGGAAGCTGAATCTGCGGACGAGACAAGTGGAGGTGTGGTTTCAGAACAGAAGAGCCAG GACAAAACTGAAACAAACAGAATCCAACTGTGAGTTATTGAAGAAGTGCTGTGAAACTCTAACTGAGGAGAACAAGAGGCTGCAAAAGGAGCTGCAAGAGATTAAATCAATGATGAAAAGTACAAAGCCAGATCAAACTTTGTATATGCAGCTTCCACTTACAAGCCTCACCATTTGTTCTTCTTGTAAGCGAATTCGCAGTGGCGAGAGCAATAATggctctgcttcttcttctactACTACCACAGCCTTTACTATTAGTCCAAAGAGGTCCATCATCACTTCTATAGGTGCTAGCTACTCATGA